Proteins from a single region of Nitrososphaerota archaeon:
- a CDS encoding sodium-translocating pyrophosphatase encodes MGLAILALLYGAALWGYLRRQSRGNPKMVEISDAVKQGAGAFLAREYRIIAPVAVVIILLIFGLIDYPNATGGATAVGFGVGAFLSALAGYVGMAVTVRTSSRTAEAAKSGLGSALTMAFRGGGVMGMTVVGLDLLGLSAFYLFYSNTIASSPATLAGLGFGASLIAMFMRVSGGIYTKAADVGADLVGKVEAGIPEDDPRNPAVIADNVGDNVGDCAGMGADVYESYVVTTIAVMILGALIPAGVGEGLLVYPLLLGASGIVGAMVGSLYIRKSIKSNPLRALNITLVIAAVVAVVLDFVFGQFLFGGSTLGYYLFASAIVGVVVVIVIENVANYFTSYSYGPVREIARSSLTGAATNFLSGFSTGLESAAPSAVVLVVAIIASYSLGYYGSGGDVLTGIYSTAVATMSMLSLTGIIMSIDSFGPITDNANGIVEMAGLEKGVRDVTDELDALGNTTKATTKAFAVTSAALAAVAIFEAFQHEASRIILNAGGSVASRYASSMVNGQLEFSLSNPYVVIGLLIGGLMPFYFSSFLIKAVGRAAYTIVNEVRRQFKEIPGIMEGTAKPDYAKAVGISTNAAIRELVMPGALAIVTPLVVGFVLGPLALGGLLIGTVVSGVFLAFTMTNGGAAWDNAKKYIETGQLGGKGSDAHKAAVMGDTVGDPFKDTAGPAINSLIKVVNTISIVFISAIVLYALFI; translated from the coding sequence CTGGGGCTCGCTATCCTGGCCCTCCTCTATGGGGCCGCCCTGTGGGGGTACCTGAGGCGCCAGAGCCGCGGGAACCCGAAGATGGTCGAGATCTCAGACGCCGTCAAACAGGGGGCCGGTGCCTTCCTCGCGAGGGAGTACCGCATCATCGCCCCCGTGGCTGTCGTGATCATACTGCTGATCTTTGGCCTGATCGACTACCCTAACGCGACCGGCGGGGCGACCGCGGTCGGGTTCGGGGTGGGGGCCTTCCTCTCAGCCCTCGCGGGGTACGTGGGGATGGCTGTCACCGTCAGGACAAGCTCCCGGACCGCCGAGGCGGCGAAGTCGGGGCTGGGGAGCGCCCTCACCATGGCCTTCCGGGGCGGGGGCGTGATGGGGATGACCGTGGTCGGGCTCGACCTTCTCGGGCTGTCCGCCTTCTACCTGTTCTACTCGAACACCATAGCCTCCTCCCCTGCGACTCTTGCGGGGCTCGGGTTCGGCGCTTCGCTCATCGCCATGTTCATGAGGGTCTCCGGGGGGATCTACACCAAGGCGGCGGACGTCGGGGCCGACCTTGTCGGGAAAGTGGAGGCCGGCATCCCCGAGGACGACCCGAGGAACCCTGCGGTGATAGCGGACAACGTCGGCGACAACGTCGGCGACTGCGCCGGGATGGGGGCCGACGTCTACGAGTCCTACGTCGTGACGACGATAGCCGTGATGATACTGGGGGCTCTGATCCCCGCAGGCGTGGGGGAGGGGCTCCTGGTCTATCCGCTCCTGCTCGGTGCCTCTGGGATCGTCGGCGCCATGGTGGGGAGCCTCTACATCAGGAAGTCGATAAAGTCCAACCCGCTCCGTGCGCTGAACATCACGCTGGTCATCGCCGCCGTGGTGGCCGTGGTCCTCGACTTCGTCTTCGGCCAGTTCCTCTTCGGCGGGTCCACGCTCGGGTACTACCTCTTCGCGAGCGCCATAGTCGGAGTGGTCGTCGTTATAGTGATCGAGAACGTCGCCAACTACTTCACCTCCTACTCCTACGGGCCGGTCAGAGAGATCGCCCGCTCCAGTCTGACGGGAGCGGCCACGAACTTCCTTTCAGGGTTCTCCACCGGCCTCGAGAGCGCGGCCCCTTCGGCCGTGGTGCTCGTGGTGGCGATAATCGCGTCCTACTCGCTCGGGTATTACGGGTCTGGAGGGGACGTCCTCACGGGGATCTACAGCACCGCCGTGGCGACGATGTCAATGCTGTCGCTCACAGGTATCATAATGTCGATAGACTCCTTCGGCCCGATCACAGACAACGCCAACGGGATCGTCGAGATGGCCGGGCTCGAGAAGGGGGTCAGGGACGTCACCGACGAGCTCGACGCCCTGGGGAACACGACGAAGGCCACCACGAAGGCGTTCGCCGTCACCTCGGCCGCCCTCGCGGCGGTCGCGATATTCGAGGCCTTCCAGCACGAGGCTTCCAGGATAATCCTCAACGCCGGGGGGTCGGTCGCCAGCAGGTACGCGTCTTCGATGGTCAACGGCCAGCTGGAGTTCAGCCTCTCCAACCCATACGTGGTCATTGGTCTTCTGATAGGCGGCCTCATGCCGTTCTACTTCTCGAGCTTCCTGATCAAGGCGGTCGGGCGGGCTGCCTACACCATAGTCAACGAGGTCAGGCGGCAGTTCAAGGAGATCCCGGGGATCATGGAAGGGACCGCGAAGCCGGACTACGCCAAGGCGGTCGGGATCAGCACAAACGCCGCCATCCGGGAGCTCGTGATGCCGGGAGCCCTGGCCATCGTCACCCCGCTCGTTGTGGGGTTCGTCCTTGGCCCCCTGGCGCTGGGAGGGCTCTTGATAGGGACGGTGGTGTCGGGCGTCTTCCTCGCGTTCACCATGACCAACGGAGGCGCCGCCTGGGACAACGCGAAGAAGTACATCGAGACCGGTCAGCTGGGCGGGAAAGGGTCCGACGCCCACAAGGCCGCCGTGATGGGCGACACGGTGGGAGACCCGTTCAAGGACACGGCGGGGCCAGCGATCAACTCTCTGATCAAGGTCGTCAACACGATATCCATAGTGTTCATCTCGGCCATCGTCCTCTACGCCCTCTTCATCTAG
- a CDS encoding cbb3-type cytochrome c oxidase subunit I — protein sequence MAPAWLTRWLYTTNHKDVGLLYFFTSCYFGIVGAVLALLMRVQLSVPNNNFLNAFYYDQAVTMHGLIMIFWFLSPIAIGLANYFVPLQIGAEDLAFPRLNALSYWLYLAGGVLAVASFFVPGGSASAGWTTYQPLAVLTAGSGPTLTYLGLVLLAVSVTLGSVNFLTTIIWLRGPGVTMSKIPMFTWFFLFTIIAMLYAFPTIIAAFVLASTDRILGTVFFTTQAIQPSILWDNLFWFFGHPEVYIVLLPAFGIIANVIPQFTGRPLAARNAILVATALVVIPLSFGVWMHHMFLTGIPVALQGAFSIATIAISIPFDVITLSFVESLIRGRVKFATPMLFSLGGVILFIIGGITGVFLSSPVLDRVFRGSYFVVSHFHYVMVGAAIFGIIAGVYYWLPRMTGHMYNEKLGQLHFVISFIGFNILYFPMNLLYDMPRRIFTYQNVGNWAMLNGVASIGAFIFAGAQILLAWNVLHTWFRGPQAPANPWGSPDLEWASQAEGMSPAAHTPPPAPAGGWIGQLSSGPAVAAASTGAAPHDAGEHAHLSSRPLQLSVGIMLFLAGAATWPGVTALGLLVVGGLVVIYAFWEWAKDDLHGRFTIPAEVDGDRWPFAGVPKLKLGMWVFLSSEVVLFGSFLGALIFIRAASPNWPPAGSIHDIPLGTVNTLVLVTSGFTMFLAIQAIRQGDQRRLLGWLGTTFALGAVFMGIKVSEWITLGTNHFVLTNPTYSLAASAYYIIVGLHGAHVTAGLIFMIYLMKKTSSGFYTKENHEAIENFGLYWAFVDIVWCFVFPLFYLL from the coding sequence ATGGCGCCAGCGTGGCTGACCCGATGGCTGTACACCACCAACCACAAGGACGTCGGGCTCCTCTACTTCTTCACTTCGTGCTACTTCGGGATCGTCGGGGCCGTCCTCGCCCTGCTGATGAGGGTCCAGCTGTCCGTCCCCAACAACAACTTCCTCAACGCCTTCTACTACGACCAGGCGGTCACCATGCACGGCCTCATAATGATATTCTGGTTCCTCTCTCCCATAGCCATCGGCCTGGCCAACTATTTCGTCCCCCTGCAGATAGGGGCCGAGGACCTGGCCTTCCCCCGCCTCAACGCGCTCAGCTACTGGCTGTACCTCGCAGGAGGGGTGCTGGCGGTGGCGAGCTTCTTCGTCCCCGGCGGCTCGGCCAGCGCCGGGTGGACCACATATCAGCCGCTGGCGGTCCTGACGGCGGGGTCGGGCCCGACCCTCACCTACCTGGGGCTCGTCCTCCTGGCCGTCTCCGTCACCCTCGGCAGCGTCAACTTCCTGACCACCATCATCTGGCTGCGCGGCCCGGGGGTCACCATGTCCAAGATACCGATGTTCACCTGGTTCTTCCTGTTCACCATCATAGCCATGCTCTATGCCTTCCCCACCATCATCGCCGCCTTCGTCCTCGCTTCGACGGACAGGATCCTCGGCACCGTCTTCTTCACCACTCAGGCGATCCAGCCGTCCATCCTCTGGGACAACCTCTTCTGGTTCTTCGGGCACCCTGAGGTCTACATCGTCCTCCTCCCCGCCTTCGGCATCATAGCCAACGTCATCCCGCAGTTCACCGGCCGCCCGCTGGCCGCCAGGAACGCGATACTCGTGGCCACGGCCCTCGTCGTCATCCCGCTCAGCTTCGGGGTCTGGATGCACCACATGTTCCTCACCGGCATACCGGTCGCCCTGCAGGGGGCCTTCAGCATAGCCACGATAGCGATCTCCATCCCGTTCGACGTCATCACCCTCTCCTTCGTGGAGTCGCTCATACGCGGGAGGGTGAAGTTCGCCACCCCGATGCTCTTCTCCCTCGGGGGTGTCATCCTCTTCATAATCGGAGGGATCACCGGGGTGTTCCTCTCGTCTCCGGTCCTCGACAGGGTCTTCCGGGGCTCGTACTTCGTTGTCTCCCACTTCCACTACGTGATGGTCGGGGCCGCCATCTTCGGGATCATCGCCGGCGTCTACTACTGGCTGCCGAGGATGACGGGGCACATGTACAACGAGAAGCTCGGCCAGCTGCACTTCGTCATCTCGTTCATCGGGTTCAACATACTCTACTTCCCCATGAACCTCCTGTACGACATGCCCAGGAGGATATTCACCTACCAGAACGTGGGGAACTGGGCCATGCTCAACGGGGTGGCCTCGATAGGCGCGTTCATCTTCGCAGGCGCCCAGATACTCCTGGCCTGGAACGTCCTCCACACGTGGTTCAGGGGCCCGCAGGCTCCAGCCAACCCGTGGGGGTCCCCCGACCTCGAGTGGGCTTCGCAGGCCGAAGGGATGTCGCCGGCGGCCCACACGCCGCCACCGGCCCCCGCCGGAGGATGGATCGGCCAGCTTTCCAGCGGCCCTGCCGTCGCCGCCGCGTCCACTGGGGCGGCACCCCATGACGCCGGAGAGCACGCACACCTGAGCTCCAGGCCCCTGCAGCTCAGCGTCGGGATCATGTTATTCCTCGCGGGCGCGGCGACCTGGCCGGGGGTTACGGCCCTGGGGCTCCTGGTCGTGGGAGGGCTCGTCGTGATCTACGCCTTCTGGGAGTGGGCCAAGGACGACCTGCACGGCAGGTTCACCATCCCGGCCGAGGTGGACGGGGACAGGTGGCCCTTCGCGGGGGTCCCCAAGCTCAAGCTGGGGATGTGGGTGTTCCTCTCGTCCGAAGTGGTCCTGTTCGGGAGCTTCCTGGGCGCGCTGATATTCATCCGCGCCGCCTCCCCCAACTGGCCCCCTGCGGGGAGCATACACGACATACCCCTGGGGACGGTCAACACCCTGGTCCTGGTGACGAGCGGGTTCACCATGTTCCTGGCCATACAGGCGATACGGCAAGGGGACCAGAGGAGGCTGCTCGGGTGGCTGGGCACCACGTTCGCCCTCGGAGCGGTCTTCATGGGGATCAAGGTGTCCGAGTGGATCACCCTGGGGACGAACCACTTCGTCCTCACCAACCCCACCTACTCCCTCGCAGCAAGCGCCTACTACATCATAGTCGGCCTGCACGGGGCCCACGTGACCGCGGGGCTGATTTTCATGATCTATCTGATGAAGAAAACATCGAGCGGGTTCTACACGAAGGAGAACCACGAGGCCATAGAGAACTTCGGGCTCTACTGGGCGTTCGTGGACATCGTGTGGTGCTTCGTCTTCCCGCTCTTCTACCTTCTCTAG
- a CDS encoding MFS transporter gives MLSSFRNPRAAGSLIVSRVVYAVNWVNFGAIFYLMEPELHAGVSDLGVLTSTFYLGLGLMQIPGGILAARWGTKKVVVTGIFLYSLSALGTSVATSTAEVAALRFLVGWGMAFVFAPAVIIIAGLIRGEKSGLGVGLLNSAFDVGGILGLTGWVAIATVAGWRQSLALSGGLGVLTAVLVAALVPGDAARSAPPVLKEPLLKVLLDRQLVYLGLGTVGLGIANIDITGFMTLYGVKSLGLSGVLAALLTSLVTIVPIFAALLSGRAFDLISRHKWIMLASLLGSAAALALGSYPSVYAAAACSALGGVVAGVGYTFAFAGAREMNRAGKEYESLAVAWVNSISLTGSFAPPLLFSFLAGTYGYQSAWLWSGVITLAFAAPVLLTVESWRR, from the coding sequence TTGCTCAGCTCATTCAGGAACCCGCGGGCCGCGGGCTCCCTGATAGTCTCCAGGGTCGTGTACGCCGTGAACTGGGTGAACTTCGGGGCCATATTCTACCTGATGGAGCCGGAGCTCCATGCGGGAGTATCTGACCTCGGCGTCCTCACTTCGACGTTCTATCTGGGGCTCGGCCTCATGCAGATCCCCGGAGGCATCCTGGCCGCCAGGTGGGGGACCAAGAAGGTGGTGGTCACGGGGATCTTCCTCTACTCCCTCTCCGCCCTCGGGACTTCGGTCGCCACGAGCACGGCCGAGGTCGCGGCCCTCCGGTTCCTCGTCGGATGGGGGATGGCCTTCGTCTTCGCGCCTGCCGTGATAATCATCGCGGGCCTGATCCGGGGGGAGAAGTCAGGGCTCGGCGTCGGACTGCTGAACTCTGCCTTCGACGTCGGCGGGATACTCGGCCTGACCGGATGGGTGGCAATCGCGACCGTCGCCGGGTGGAGGCAGAGCCTCGCCCTTTCAGGCGGACTTGGCGTCCTGACCGCTGTCCTCGTCGCCGCCCTGGTCCCGGGGGACGCAGCCAGGAGCGCTCCCCCCGTGCTGAAGGAGCCGCTCCTCAAGGTCTTGCTCGACAGGCAGCTCGTCTACCTCGGTCTCGGGACCGTCGGCTTGGGGATCGCGAACATAGACATCACTGGGTTCATGACCCTGTACGGGGTGAAGTCGCTGGGGCTGTCAGGGGTCCTGGCAGCCCTCCTGACGTCCCTCGTCACGATAGTCCCGATATTCGCCGCCCTCCTGAGCGGCAGGGCCTTCGACCTGATTTCGAGGCACAAGTGGATAATGCTGGCTTCGCTTCTGGGGAGCGCCGCCGCCCTGGCGTTGGGGTCATATCCTTCGGTGTATGCGGCCGCAGCCTGCTCCGCGCTGGGCGGGGTGGTGGCGGGGGTCGGCTACACCTTCGCCTTCGCCGGGGCCAGGGAGATGAACCGGGCGGGGAAGGAGTACGAGAGCCTCGCAGTGGCCTGGGTCAACAGCATATCGCTGACAGGCTCTTTCGCCCCTCCGCTGCTGTTCTCCTTTCTGGCCGGGACTTACGGATACCAGTCCGCCTGGCTCTGGAGCGGGGTCATCACCCTCGCCTTCGCCGCCCCGGTGCTGCTCACCGTGGAGAGCTGGAGGCGCTAG
- a CDS encoding deoxyhypusine synthase, translating to MPARVKDIRLTSDSSRDLLRQLKESGGFTARKIGQSVDIVKEMLEDGDSLNFLSFPADLIATGTRGVIRDMVKEKWFDVLITTCGTLDHDIARSFGGYYEGSFEADDSLLRKKGVHRLGNVFIPQANYGALIERKMAGWLDSIVSKAGTEISTAGLCAEIGKRLKDDSILYWASKNGIPVVVPGITDGAVGYQIWQYSQNHKFHLNLLKDEQMLSDLVFESKRSGALILGGGISKHHVIWWNAFKGGLDYAVYITTAQEFDGSLSGARMKEAISWGKVKPGAKQVTVDGDATVLLPLLYSSLVK from the coding sequence ATGCCCGCCAGAGTGAAGGACATCCGCCTGACCAGCGACTCGTCCAGGGACCTGCTGAGGCAGTTGAAGGAGTCCGGGGGCTTCACCGCGAGGAAGATCGGCCAGTCCGTCGACATCGTAAAGGAGATGCTCGAAGACGGCGACTCGCTGAACTTCCTGTCTTTCCCGGCAGACCTGATAGCGACGGGCACCCGGGGCGTCATCAGGGACATGGTGAAGGAAAAGTGGTTCGACGTGCTGATTACCACCTGCGGGACGCTCGACCACGACATAGCCCGGAGCTTCGGCGGGTATTACGAAGGGAGCTTCGAGGCCGACGACAGCCTGTTGCGGAAGAAGGGGGTCCACCGTCTCGGGAACGTGTTCATCCCCCAGGCGAACTACGGCGCCCTCATCGAAAGGAAGATGGCCGGGTGGCTCGACTCCATCGTGTCCAAGGCGGGGACGGAGATCTCCACGGCCGGCCTTTGCGCCGAGATAGGGAAGAGGCTGAAGGACGACTCAATCCTCTACTGGGCGTCTAAGAACGGCATCCCTGTGGTGGTGCCGGGGATAACGGACGGAGCCGTCGGATATCAGATCTGGCAGTATTCCCAGAACCACAAGTTCCACCTGAACCTGCTCAAGGACGAGCAGATGCTGAGCGACCTGGTCTTCGAGTCGAAAAGGTCCGGCGCCCTGATCCTCGGGGGTGGGATCTCCAAGCACCACGTTATCTGGTGGAACGCCTTCAAGGGCGGGCTGGACTACGCCGTGTACATCACGACGGCCCAGGAGTTCGACGGGAGCCTGTCCGGAGCGAGGATGAAGGAGGCGATCTCCTGGGGGAAGGTCAAGCCAGGCGCGAAGCAGGTGACCGTCGACGGGGACGCCACAGTGCTCTTGCCCCTCCTCTACTCTTCCTTGGTGAAGTAG
- a CDS encoding cytochrome C oxidase subunit IV family protein: MRTVVGAGVWVYMVLAVLTEVIIYYQHLVYPVLVSAVSILATSQGVAIVLFYMQMKDEPASVKLFAIIPIMFLSALLVAELASLG; encoded by the coding sequence ATGAGAACAGTAGTCGGGGCGGGGGTCTGGGTCTACATGGTCCTGGCCGTGCTCACCGAGGTCATCATCTACTACCAGCACCTGGTCTACCCGGTCCTGGTCTCGGCGGTCTCCATCCTCGCCACCAGCCAGGGGGTGGCCATAGTCCTGTTCTACATGCAGATGAAGGACGAGCCCGCCTCGGTGAAGCTCTTCGCCATCATACCCATCATGTTCCTGTCGGCGCTGCTGGTAGCGGAGCTCGCCTCGCTAGGGTGA
- a CDS encoding type II/IV secretion system ATPase subunit, which yields MPLGFRLAGEFLKAVRRRDREPDPAPLLVELLAAPEGPGWRSEHFPFCYRVASEGPAPYYEVACALPQPVIGSMRKVVRDASEELDPEEVVPLTFARLVEVMTRLTAEGLASSGVMQRIRELSELAAFEALGLSRVLALAKDPQVTEFFVDSEDSPIYLDHVSAGRCETSIVFTRTETDAIKTHLDTFSGYTLDYQTPSLKNDLTVGGAVLRVSLDLDPVAVNRFALDVRRLNVSTLTMPRLVKMGVISEEAAGFLVGWLEAGGNVTIVGETGTGKTTLLNALDAKVGRRLRRLYIEDAVETRDMLAEGYHQMKVKVDPFERGAGAGRTKESEIVKALHRSPDIVILSEIQSEEHSRAFFQALASGARGIQTFHASTVEQAVRRWVNLHHIAEQSLLDLGVLVQMARPDRLRQERYVKRVCAVAPEGETPRIVEVFARDREDRLRRMAGPSWPVLPQGVEGEALRERVEAALRDIGSEPRMP from the coding sequence GTGCCGTTGGGGTTCCGCCTGGCCGGGGAGTTCCTGAAGGCGGTCCGCAGGAGGGACCGCGAGCCGGACCCGGCGCCGCTCCTGGTGGAGCTGCTCGCCGCCCCCGAAGGGCCGGGGTGGCGCTCGGAGCATTTCCCCTTCTGCTACAGGGTGGCTTCGGAAGGCCCAGCCCCCTACTATGAAGTCGCCTGCGCGCTCCCCCAGCCGGTGATCGGTTCGATGAGGAAGGTCGTAAGGGACGCCTCCGAAGAGCTGGACCCGGAGGAGGTCGTCCCGCTGACCTTCGCCCGGCTCGTGGAGGTCATGACCCGGCTGACGGCTGAAGGGCTCGCCTCGTCCGGCGTCATGCAGAGGATCAGGGAGCTCTCCGAGCTTGCGGCCTTCGAAGCGCTCGGGCTCTCCAGGGTGCTGGCTCTGGCCAAGGACCCGCAGGTGACGGAGTTCTTCGTCGACTCGGAGGACTCCCCCATTTACCTGGACCACGTGTCAGCGGGGAGGTGCGAAACATCGATCGTCTTCACGCGGACAGAGACGGATGCGATCAAGACCCACCTGGACACTTTCAGCGGATACACCCTGGACTACCAGACCCCCTCCCTGAAGAACGACCTGACCGTCGGCGGGGCGGTCCTCAGGGTCTCCCTGGACCTGGACCCCGTCGCAGTGAACAGGTTCGCCCTCGACGTCAGGCGGCTGAACGTGTCGACCCTCACGATGCCGCGGCTCGTCAAGATGGGAGTCATCTCCGAGGAAGCGGCAGGTTTCCTGGTCGGATGGCTCGAAGCCGGAGGGAACGTCACAATCGTGGGGGAGACAGGGACGGGAAAGACGACCCTCCTGAACGCGCTCGACGCGAAGGTCGGGCGGAGGCTCCGGCGCCTCTACATCGAAGACGCGGTGGAGACTCGGGACATGCTGGCCGAGGGGTACCACCAGATGAAAGTCAAGGTCGACCCTTTCGAGCGCGGGGCCGGGGCTGGGAGGACAAAGGAGTCCGAGATAGTCAAGGCCCTCCACAGGTCCCCCGACATCGTCATACTGAGCGAGATCCAGTCGGAAGAGCACAGCAGGGCGTTCTTCCAGGCGCTGGCGTCAGGGGCAAGAGGGATCCAGACGTTCCACGCTTCCACCGTGGAACAGGCGGTCAGGAGGTGGGTCAACCTGCACCACATCGCGGAACAGAGCCTCCTCGACCTCGGCGTCCTGGTGCAGATGGCTAGACCAGACAGGCTCAGGCAGGAGAGGTACGTCAAGCGCGTCTGCGCCGTCGCGCCCGAGGGCGAGACGCCCAGGATCGTGGAGGTGTTCGCCAGAGACCGAGAGGACAGGCTGAGGCGCATGGCCGGACCTTCCTGGCCGGTCCTCCCTCAGGGGGTCGAAGGGGAGGCGCTCCGGGAGCGCGTCGAGGCAGCGCTCCGGGACATCGGGTCCGAACCAAGGATGCCATGA
- a CDS encoding ATP-binding protein, protein MGQASELAAQIAWKLKPQSALGIDDLRMGDGKYVLSSDGSKARGIAFFRVGVPDVADERRMDYSAALKTALQQQRMKGLFEGLRRAGLPFAYVMLMSEAEPDGAAAPLLEFDLVVGTWVDCKKKEDPGAVLEQRASILSAAVSVALPNARVERLVRKELAGFMRSMLLPGGRPALQKASAAAAGALCTFEEMSPLSGSLDSAPDFYVPNASESGADGIVLGAVRSGGREYHDFRLQLDDLRRHVSVLGMTGSGKSTTAAAIVKQAVEEGLPVMVLDWHDEYGKLVADAGGKVVAPGTDDFSINPLEVGPGADPAEHVAMVSDIFSDIYHFSHPQAYMFRNALQKRLGETSADEVPTISALVKTIEAYPLRSAYDNETKVALLRRLVPLTQGQSGKALGGSGPLKLEELLSTAVCVELGHMRDIQSRAVFSDVMLKMVYEEKVKRKGSLDHLTVVEEARNIAPARRAEDPPSVGERMVSELRKFGEAMMFVAQFPSHVAAEVVKNSGTKVVHRLAWPDDVSLIGDSLGLNQKQREHLTRLKAGEAVVGLARIQSAILVQVRPDFQAPENGEFP, encoded by the coding sequence TTGGGACAGGCGAGCGAGCTTGCGGCGCAGATTGCGTGGAAGCTGAAGCCCCAGTCGGCCCTGGGGATCGACGACCTGCGGATGGGAGACGGGAAGTACGTCCTGTCGTCCGACGGCTCGAAGGCGAGGGGAATCGCCTTCTTCAGGGTCGGGGTCCCGGACGTGGCGGACGAGCGCCGGATGGACTACTCGGCAGCGCTCAAGACCGCCCTGCAGCAGCAGAGGATGAAGGGTCTCTTCGAAGGGCTGCGCCGGGCAGGGCTACCTTTCGCGTACGTCATGCTGATGAGCGAAGCGGAGCCGGACGGAGCGGCTGCTCCACTGCTCGAGTTCGACCTTGTGGTCGGGACCTGGGTCGACTGCAAGAAGAAGGAGGACCCCGGGGCCGTCCTGGAGCAGCGCGCGAGCATACTCTCAGCCGCAGTGAGCGTCGCGCTCCCGAACGCCAGGGTCGAACGGCTCGTGAGGAAGGAGCTCGCGGGGTTCATGAGGTCCATGCTCCTCCCCGGAGGGAGGCCGGCGCTGCAGAAGGCGTCTGCGGCCGCCGCCGGGGCCCTCTGCACGTTCGAGGAGATGTCTCCCCTCTCCGGGAGCCTCGACAGCGCTCCCGACTTCTACGTCCCCAACGCGTCGGAGTCAGGCGCGGACGGCATCGTCCTAGGGGCCGTGAGGTCTGGAGGGCGCGAATACCACGACTTCAGGCTCCAGCTGGACGACCTTCGGAGGCACGTGAGCGTCCTCGGGATGACGGGCTCGGGGAAGTCGACCACGGCCGCCGCCATAGTGAAGCAGGCCGTCGAGGAGGGGCTCCCCGTCATGGTCCTGGACTGGCACGACGAATACGGAAAGCTGGTCGCGGACGCAGGCGGGAAGGTCGTGGCGCCTGGCACGGACGATTTCTCGATCAACCCCCTCGAGGTGGGGCCGGGGGCGGACCCGGCGGAGCACGTAGCCATGGTGTCCGACATTTTTTCCGACATCTACCACTTCAGCCACCCCCAGGCCTACATGTTCCGCAACGCGCTCCAGAAGCGGCTTGGCGAGACTTCGGCGGACGAGGTCCCTACGATCTCGGCGCTGGTCAAGACCATCGAGGCCTATCCGCTCAGGTCGGCTTACGACAACGAGACGAAGGTGGCGTTGCTCAGGAGGCTCGTCCCCCTCACCCAAGGGCAGTCGGGGAAGGCGCTCGGAGGCTCGGGCCCTCTGAAGCTCGAGGAGCTCCTGAGCACAGCCGTCTGCGTCGAGCTCGGGCACATGAGGGACATCCAGTCCAGGGCCGTCTTCTCTGACGTGATGCTGAAGATGGTCTACGAGGAGAAGGTGAAGCGGAAAGGGAGCCTGGACCACCTCACCGTGGTCGAAGAGGCGAGGAACATAGCGCCCGCGAGGCGGGCGGAGGACCCTCCTTCGGTCGGGGAGAGGATGGTCTCGGAGCTGCGGAAGTTCGGGGAGGCGATGATGTTCGTCGCGCAGTTCCCCAGCCACGTGGCAGCCGAGGTCGTGAAGAACTCCGGGACGAAGGTCGTGCACAGGCTGGCATGGCCCGACGACGTGTCGCTGATCGGAGACTCGCTCGGGCTGAACCAGAAGCAGCGGGAGCATCTTACGCGGCTAAAGGCAGGGGAGGCGGTCGTGGGCCTCGCACGGATCCAGAGCGCCATCCTGGTCCAGGTCAGGCCTGACTTCCAGGCCCCTGAAAACGGGGAGTTCCCCTGA